One window of Campylobacter sp. RM12651 genomic DNA carries:
- a CDS encoding molybdenum cofactor guanylyltransferase, which translates to MSFKNSVCLILGGGKSSRMGQDKANLRFNYKKREISLINYLYEKLQPLFNEIYFCAKTKPSDLKCKFLKDNYEYFHPINGLKTFKNIKIPNSNSVFVIAVDFVKINKSSIKRLFYKHKRYKSSVVAKSIKTHFLCGFYKMSDLKYLDELDENCKIKDFFIKSKAITLSFKNDNVFLNMNTKSDFEKFIKSYRY; encoded by the coding sequence ATGAGCTTTAAAAATAGCGTTTGCCTAATTTTAGGTGGTGGAAAATCAAGTAGAATGGGGCAAGATAAGGCTAATTTACGCTTTAATTATAAAAAGCGTGAAATTAGCCTGATTAATTATTTATATGAAAAATTGCAGCCTTTATTTAATGAAATATATTTTTGTGCTAAGACTAAGCCAAGTGATTTAAAATGTAAATTTTTAAAAGATAATTATGAATATTTTCATCCAATTAATGGTTTAAAGACTTTTAAAAATATTAAAATTCCTAATTCAAATTCTGTTTTTGTAATTGCAGTTGATTTTGTAAAAATTAATAAAAGCTCTATAAAAAGACTTTTTTATAAACATAAAAGATATAAAAGTTCAGTAGTGGCAAAAAGTATCAAAACTCATTTTTTATGTGGTTTTTATAAGATGAGCGATTTAAAATATTTAGATGAATTAGATGAAAATTGCAAAATCAAAGATTTTTTTATAAAGTCAAAGGCAATTACTTTAAGCTTTAAAAATGATAATGTTTTTTTAAATATGAATACAAAAAGTGATTTTGAAAAGTTTATTAAAAGTTACAGATATTAA
- a CDS encoding phosphatidate cytidylyltransferase, translating to MLNEKIKTGLIFAIIAVIFLAINSYYLWLIIFLLASGIGYFEACKLFDTKNNYLILALGLILGIYTQMPVVSMIFAILVLASFLAYKQGDLKEILPFIYAGIGISFIFETYIRFELSGFIWLLLSVVLCDSFAYFVGKKYGKTSFSPSSPNKTLEGVIGGIIISTIISSIYASFVYSEIGFLEVLFLSFLMAFFAVFGDLFESYLKRLAKVKDSGELFPGHGGVLDRVDALIFASIIMVVFL from the coding sequence ATGTTGAATGAAAAAATAAAAACAGGCTTAATTTTTGCAATAATTGCAGTAATTTTTCTAGCGATAAATTCTTATTATTTATGGCTAATAATATTTTTATTAGCTAGTGGCATTGGATATTTTGAAGCTTGTAAATTATTTGATACTAAAAATAATTATTTAATTTTAGCCTTAGGATTGATATTAGGAATTTATACTCAAATGCCTGTGGTTTCTATGATTTTTGCTATTTTAGTTCTTGCTTCTTTTTTAGCATACAAACAAGGAGATTTAAAAGAAATTCTACCATTTATTTATGCAGGAATTGGAATTAGCTTTATTTTTGAAACTTATATTAGATTTGAATTAAGTGGCTTTATTTGGCTACTTTTAAGCGTTGTTTTATGTGATAGTTTTGCTTATTTTGTAGGTAAAAAATATGGAAAAACTAGCTTTAGTCCAAGTTCTCCTAATAAGACTTTAGAAGGAGTAATCGGCGGAATTATTATTAGCACAATAATTTCAAGCATTTATGCTAGTTTTGTTTATAGTGAGATTGGCTTTTTAGAAGTTTTATTTTTATCATTTTTAATGGCATTTTTTGCTGTATTTGGAGATTTATTTGAAAGCTATTTAAAACGCTTAGCGAAGGTTAAAGATAGTGGGGAGCTTTTCCCTGGACATGGCGGAGTATTAGATAGAGTTGATGCTTTGATTTTTGCTAGTATTATTATGGTGGTATTCTTATGA
- a CDS encoding NFACT RNA binding domain-containing protein encodes MNYYDLVQIKDYLKQYKKINRAYRINDNCLCIEFKDKLYFDLTKGKSAIYSGNLYAKDYTSPFDLQLKKMLFNASILDIKVPINNRILEFKLALAHAYKKMEFYLILEFSGKFTNALILDDKRNIISALRYGKNNLRDILQNEPYIDLEPTKITEKNIKIEDFKIYFANIFASLQNEKLNSLKAQKIMENDKKIEKLELLINSLEDEELLNKKALYEYSKGDALKENLYKIKDYEREFEIGIYKYSLINSAKYELNNIYKNAKKLSQKAKNISIEKDNLNEKINALNSLKQAIICTKDEVFLRSLFAKNNKKGKTQQNPNILNFYVNDYKISVGLNENANEYLLKNSKKDDLWFHLKDLKGSHVIISSNKKSYDIDLIYHAASLCACYSGKKEGNFLVDFTKRANVKIIEKAFVNYVNYDTIKVFL; translated from the coding sequence ATGAATTATTATGATTTAGTGCAAATTAAAGATTATTTAAAGCAATATAAAAAGATAAATCGTGCGTATAGAATAAATGATAATTGCTTATGTATTGAGTTTAAAGATAAATTATATTTTGATTTAACCAAGGGCAAAAGTGCAATTTATAGTGGTAATTTATATGCTAAAGATTATACTAGTCCATTTGATTTACAACTTAAAAAAATGCTTTTTAACGCAAGTATTTTAGATATTAAAGTGCCTATAAATAATAGGATTTTAGAGTTTAAACTAGCCTTAGCTCACGCTTATAAAAAAATGGAATTTTATTTAATACTTGAGTTTTCAGGAAAATTTACAAATGCACTAATCTTAGATGATAAAAGAAATATAATAAGTGCCTTAAGATACGGCAAAAACAACCTTAGAGATATTTTACAAAATGAACCTTACATAGATTTAGAACCTACAAAAATCACTGAAAAAAATATAAAAATTGAAGATTTTAAAATTTATTTCGCAAATATTTTTGCAAGTCTTCAAAACGAGAAATTAAACTCATTAAAAGCTCAAAAAATAATGGAAAATGATAAAAAAATTGAAAAATTAGAGCTTTTAATAAATTCTTTAGAAGATGAAGAATTACTAAACAAAAAAGCACTTTATGAATACTCAAAAGGCGATGCACTAAAAGAAAACTTATATAAAATCAAAGATTACGAAAGAGAATTTGAAATAGGAATTTATAAATATTCTTTAATCAATTCTGCAAAATATGAGCTAAATAATATTTATAAAAACGCTAAAAAATTAAGCCAAAAAGCAAAAAATATAAGCATAGAAAAAGATAATCTAAACGAAAAAATAAATGCTTTAAATAGCCTAAAACAAGCAATAATTTGCACAAAAGATGAAGTATTTTTACGCTCATTATTCGCAAAAAACAATAAAAAAGGCAAAACCCAGCAAAATCCAAACATATTAAATTTTTATGTAAATGATTACAAAATTAGCGTAGGACTTAATGAAAACGCTAATGAATATTTGCTAAAAAATAGCAAAAAAGATGATTTATGGTTTCATTTAAAGGATTTAAAAGGCTCTCATGTAATAATTTCAAGCAACAAAAAAAGCTATGATATAGATTTAATCTATCATGCTGCAAGTCTTTGTGCTTGTTATTCTGGTAAAAAAGAAGGTAATTTTTTAGTAGATTTTACAAAAAGAGCAAATGTAAAAATTATTGAAAAAGCATTCGTTAATTATGTTAATTACGATACTATAAAGGTTTTTTTATGA
- a CDS encoding 3-isopropylmalate dehydratase large subunit gives MTLTEQIFAHHIGKEVKAGEIIDCPIDMVIGNDITTPISIKQFKKSGATKLANPDGFAIVLDHYIPAKDILSANQAKISRDFVKEHNLKYLFDEKNMGIEHALLPENGLISPGDVIIGADSHTCTHGALGAFATGMGSTDLAYAMITGKNWFKVPSAIKVQFRGKLKPWVYGKDLILEIIRILGVDGALYKSLEFFGIEELDMDSRFSLCNMAIEAGAKNGICAVDNVTREFLNSVNLKRKGVEFSHLPNAVYERVIEIDLDKLDPVVAYPFLPSNGKSIKQAVSEKVKIDQAFVGSCTNGRLSDLRIAASILKDKKVHSDVRMIITPATTKIALQAQKEGLMDIFASAGAVVSNPTCGACLGGYMGILADGERCISTTNRNFVGRMGARTSEVYLANSAIAAASAIKGYICSPDEL, from the coding sequence ATGACTTTAACAGAACAAATATTTGCTCATCATATAGGAAAAGAAGTAAAAGCAGGTGAGATTATTGATTGTCCTATTGATATGGTAATAGGAAATGATATTACAACTCCAATTTCTATTAAACAATTTAAAAAAAGTGGTGCTACAAAATTAGCTAATCCTGATGGCTTTGCAATTGTGCTTGACCACTATATTCCTGCAAAAGATATTCTAAGTGCAAATCAAGCAAAAATTAGTAGAGATTTTGTAAAAGAACATAATTTAAAATATCTTTTTGATGAAAAAAATATGGGTATTGAACACGCACTTTTACCTGAAAATGGACTGATTAGTCCAGGTGATGTGATAATTGGTGCAGATAGTCATACCTGTACGCACGGAGCTTTAGGAGCATTTGCTACTGGAATGGGAAGCACTGATTTAGCGTATGCAATGATAACAGGTAAAAACTGGTTTAAAGTGCCAAGTGCTATTAAAGTGCAATTTCGTGGAAAATTAAAGCCTTGGGTTTATGGAAAAGATTTAATTTTAGAAATTATTAGAATTTTAGGCGTTGATGGAGCTTTATATAAATCATTAGAGTTTTTTGGAATTGAAGAGCTTGATATGGATAGCCGTTTTAGTTTATGTAATATGGCGATTGAAGCAGGTGCAAAGAATGGAATTTGTGCTGTTGATAATGTTACAAGAGAGTTTTTAAACTCGGTTAATTTAAAGAGAAAAGGCGTTGAGTTTAGCCACTTGCCAAATGCTGTTTATGAAAGAGTAATTGAGATTGATTTAGACAAGCTTGACCCTGTTGTAGCATATCCATTCTTACCAAGTAATGGTAAAAGTATAAAACAAGCTGTAAGTGAAAAGGTAAAAATTGACCAAGCATTTGTAGGCTCATGCACAAATGGAAGGCTAAGTGATTTAAGAATTGCAGCGAGTATTTTAAAAGATAAAAAAGTTCATTCAGATGTAAGAATGATAATTACTCCAGCTACAACCAAAATTGCTTTACAAGCTCAAAAAGAAGGCTTAATGGATATATTTGCTAGTGCTGGTGCAGTTGTAAGTAATCCAACTTGTGGTGCTTGTTTAGGTGGGTATATGGGGATTTTAGCTGATGGAGAGCGTTGTATATCAACTACGAATAGAAATTTCGTAGGTCGTATGGGTGCGAGAACTTCAGAAGTTTATCTTGCAAATAGTGCAATTGCGGCTGCTAGTGCAATTAAAGGATATATTTGTTCTCCTGATGAGCTTTAA